The Thermoflexus sp. genome segment ATAGAACAACCCTTCCGCCAGACGCTCTTCTTGACCTTCCAGCAAACGCATCCCATAACGAAGAGCCGCATCCCGCAGCATGGAGACGACCTCGCGGGACCGGAAATCCGGATCACGGTTTCGGATCTGCATCAGTAACTCGACGGCACGAGGGAGATCATCCCGGGCATAAGCTTCCTGAGCGGCCTGAAAAACCTCTTCCAGCAGGACCGAGGAGGGAATCGCCGTGGGGGTTAGACGGGCTGCGATGCGCCGACGAGCCTCCGCAAGGGCCGCCTCCACCGTGGGGTCAGCCGGCCGAAGGCGGCGCGCGCCCTCCAGGAAGGCCAGCGCCCGCTCATCCTGGCCGGCTTCCAGCATGGCCATCGCCTGACGGACCGCGCTGTCCACCGTGGCCTGAGCCCGTCGCTCCCGCTCGGCCGTCCCGTGTTCCCAACCGACCCGCCAGCCCGCGAAGGCCATCCCCCCAATCATCCCGAAGGAGAGCAAGGCCATCACTATCCCTGTCCAGAGGCGTCCGAAACGTCGAGCTGGAACACCGCTCATCCTTCAACCTCCCGTTCGATCCTCCCCAGGCCATGGAGAACGAGCGCGAAGGCCAGGCCCAGGCAGCGCCCTGTGAGATCAGGCCTAAGCCGATCGCGAAAAGCCAACGAATCGCCTGGCATGAAGACCATCGCCAGGCCCATGTTAAACTCAATTTCGAAGAGCCGGAACATCGGGTTTCCATAGAGGGCCTCCGGGGTCGAGCGGGATGCTTTCGGCATCCGACCCGGCCCCGGTTCGGCCAGCAGGCGAGAGAGGAGACAATAGAGAGAACGCGAGCGAGGAGACAGCTATGCCTTCCCACAAGCTCTCGGAGTTGCTGAACGCGTTGCCATTGCCTTATCGACGCACCGGAGGCGACCCGGAGATCCTGGAGGTGGTGACCGACTCGCGCCAGGTTCGTCCCGGCGCCCTCTTCGTGGCCTATCGGGGGTTGCAGCATGACAAACACGCCTTCATCCCCGATGCCCTGGCCCGCGGGGCTTCCGCCGTGGTGGGGGAGCGACCCCGGGAGGAAGTCCCGATCCCCGAACCCATCCCGTATGTGGAAGTGCCCAGCGGCCGGGAGGCCCTGGCCTGGCTATGCGCCGCCTTCTGGGGCTTCCCCTCCCGCCGGTTGCTTCTGATCGGCGTGACCGGGACGGATGGCAAGACCACAACGGTGAATCTCATCCATTCGATCCTGACGGCCGCGGGGCGACGGGCCGGGATGATCAGCACGGTGAACGCCGTCATCGGGGATCGGGTCTACGACACCGGCCTCCACACCACCACCCCAGAGGCCCCGGACGTCCAGCGTTACCTGGCGGAGATGGTCGAGGCTGGCTTGACGCATGCGGTGCTGGAGACCACTTCGGAGGGCCTGGCTCAGCATCGGGTCACCGCATGCGATTTCGATATCGCGGTCCTGACCAACCTCACCCACGAGCATCTCTACTTCCATGGCACGTGGGAGAACTACCGGGCCGCCAAGGCCCGTCTCTTTGAAATGCTCAAAACCTCTCTGGACAAGGGCCTCCCCAAGACAGCCGTTCTCAACGCCGAGGACCCCTCGTATGATTACTTCCGGCGGATCCCGGCCGACCGCTATTTCAGCTACGCCCTGGAGCAACCGGCCGACCTCACGGTGGAGGATCTGCGTTTCGAGCCCGATCGCACCCGTTTCCGCCTTTGCACACCGGCCGGTGCGATCTCCGTGGAGACGATCCTCGTGGGCGCTTACAACGTCGCCAACATCCTGGCGGCCGCCGGGGTGGGGATCGCCCTGGGGCTTCCCTTAGAGGCCATCGCAGAAGGCGTGCAGCGCTTGCGCGGCATCCCCGGCCGGATGGAGCGGATCGATGAAGGGCAGGATTTCCTGGCCATCGTGGATTTCGCCCACACGCCGAACGCCCTGGAGCAGGCCCTGAAGACCGCCCGGCGGATGACCTCCGGGCGGGTGATCGTGGTCTTCGGCAGCGCCGGGCTGCGGGATGTGCAAAAGCGCGGGATGATGGGACGCGTGGCCGGACGGCTGGCTGACCGGATTGTGATCACCGCCGAGGATCCGCGGACGGAGGACCTGGAGACGATTCTGGAGACCATCGCGGAAGGGGTGCGGGCGGAGGGACGGGTGGAAGGGGTGGATTTCTGGCGCATCCCGGACCGCGCGGAGGCGATCCGGTTCGCCGTGGAGCTGGCCCGGACCGGCGATCTGGTGATCGCCTGCGGCAAGGGCCACGAGGCTTCCATGTGCTATGGGACCGTGGAATACCCCTGGGATGAGCGAGAGGTGATGCGAGCGGCCCTGCGGGAACGGCTGGGGAAAGGCCGCAACCTGATCGATCCGTGGTGTCATCTCCGTCGAGCCCAGGGATCCTCTATGCCTTTCTCTGAACGAGAAACCCCTTGAGCGTTGCCTGCAGCCGACAGGTCCCCTTTTCCTCTGCAGGTGAGAGGGGAAGACCATCGATCTCCTCATGCGGAGCTCCAGACACGGCATCGTAGAAGCGCGATCCCTTCCCCTCACCCTCAACTCCCCTCGAGCCCCCTCCCGGCCGGCAGACCCGCTCGGGAAACGAACGGCCCAACCTGCCCCTCGAGATTTGGTTGGCAAGATTCGTCTAATCCAGCTAATCTAAGGGGAGAGCCGGGTCGGGAATCCTTCGGGAGATCCTGAGCGTTAGATTATTAGAAAGCGCTTGCGCTCCTCTTCGAGATCACCGGCCTCTCTCCGCTACCTCGCAATCGGGGAAATCAGGAGATGGGGCGAATCCGGTTACGGATGGGGAAAGCTCCAGGAGCATAGAGAGATGAGCCTTCGTGCTCGCCTCGGTGTGGTGATCCTGCTGTTATGGCTGCCTGCCGTCGGCCTGACGATCGCCCGGGCAGAGGCCCGACGGGTCCGGGAGGTCGAGCGCGCCCTCCAGAGCCTAGAACAGACAGCGACCCATGGCCGTGAGATCCTCCGTCGTCAGGAGGCGGAGGTCTCCGCTTTCATGGCCCAAGTCGCCCAGCTCCCGGAGGTCCAGCAAGCCCTTCGGGATCCGGCGGCTTGCTCCCGGCGCCTGACGGAATTGCGGGCGTTCTTTCCCCGGTATGCGAATCTCGGGGTGGCGGATCGGGAGGGAAACATCCGCTGCAGCGCCGTCCCGCTCCCCGGCCCGGTGAACGTCGCCGATCGCCGATGGTTCCAGCGCGCACTGGAAACCGGGGCGCTCTCTGCCGGGGAGTATCAAATCGGCCCCATCACCGGGAAGCCGGTTCTGGTTTTCGCCGTTCCTCTTCGAGATCCACAAGGGGAGATCCATCAGGTCCTCTTCGCCAGCACCGAACTCCAGGGGTTCAGCGAGCTGCTTGCCTCGCGGCCGCTTCCCCCGGGCGCCTGGAGCGCTCTCCTGGATGCCCGGGGGATCGTGCTGGCCCGATGGCCCGAGGGGGAACCTTCCCCCGGAACGCCTTTCCCGGACCCCGTGGTGGTTTCCGCGATCCCATCCGGGCAGCCCAACCGCTGGATCCGAACCGGCCCGGATGGACAGCGCTGGGTCACGCTGATCGCTGGGATCCATCCGGGGGAGCTCGCCCTCACGGTGGAGGCCCCGACCCGCACGCTGTTCGCCGAGGCCGATCGGATGCTCCGGGAGGATGTGGGGGTTCTGGGGGGATTGCTCCTCCTCCTGCTGATCGGCGCGTATGCCGGAGCGGAGTGGGCCGTGCGACGGCCGATCCGCCAGCTGATGAACGTCGCCGCCCAGCTCGCCGCGGGGGATCGGCAAGCCCTCTCCCGGCTTTCGGGATTCAAGGAAGGGGAGTTCGGCGCCCTGGCGGAAGCATTCCGGAAGATGGCGCTCGCCCTCGAACGCCAGGCATCCCGCCAGCGGGCGCTGACGACGCTGCTGCTGCGGATGACCCGGGCCCACCCCCAGCTGGAACCGATGCTGCAGACCGGGCTGGACGTCCTGCTGGAGACCACAGGTGTTTCGCATGGATGGGTCGAGTTCCATCCTCGCCCCGAAGGATCTCCCCTGCGGGTTCAGCGGGGATGGCCGGTCCCCCCGTCCTTCGACCTGCGGGAAGCGCTGAAGGCCTCCGGCCTGCCGCTGGAACGCCCCTATCTGTTCCCTGCGGGGGCGGAGGTTCCCAGTCCCATGACGGGAGCCCTGGAGGTCGCGGGCCTCCGGGCCGCCGCCTATTTCCCGCTGATGCGGGAAGGGCGATGGGCGGGCGGCCTTCTCCTCGGGGCCGAGGAGCCGCGGATATGGACGGAGGAGGAGCGCTCCTTCCTGGAGACGGCCGC includes the following:
- a CDS encoding UDP-N-acetylmuramoyl-L-alanyl-D-glutamate--2,6-diaminopimelate ligase, which translates into the protein MPSHKLSELLNALPLPYRRTGGDPEILEVVTDSRQVRPGALFVAYRGLQHDKHAFIPDALARGASAVVGERPREEVPIPEPIPYVEVPSGREALAWLCAAFWGFPSRRLLLIGVTGTDGKTTTVNLIHSILTAAGRRAGMISTVNAVIGDRVYDTGLHTTTPEAPDVQRYLAEMVEAGLTHAVLETTSEGLAQHRVTACDFDIAVLTNLTHEHLYFHGTWENYRAAKARLFEMLKTSLDKGLPKTAVLNAEDPSYDYFRRIPADRYFSYALEQPADLTVEDLRFEPDRTRFRLCTPAGAISVETILVGAYNVANILAAAGVGIALGLPLEAIAEGVQRLRGIPGRMERIDEGQDFLAIVDFAHTPNALEQALKTARRMTSGRVIVVFGSAGLRDVQKRGMMGRVAGRLADRIVITAEDPRTEDLETILETIAEGVRAEGRVEGVDFWRIPDRAEAIRFAVELARTGDLVIACGKGHEASMCYGTVEYPWDEREVMRAALRERLGKGRNLIDPWCHLRRAQGSSMPFSERETP